The genome window ctttgtatatcaagtatcagtttaattcaaaatatatttttatgtatataatttttgtatttttatttgtgaagtgccatcttattttaagatgtatttttaatgtatatttcaaatatattttatatgtcaagtgccattttaattcagaatatatatatatatatatatatatatatatatatattttgtatatttatatgccatcttaattaaatttaagatatattttttatgtatatttcacatgtctgagtgtcatcttaattgaagatatattttttatgtatattttttgtatattttatatgtgttaattcaatatatatatattttgtatatattaacgtatattattatcgaagtaagatctttatattaagaaaagaagaaagaaggaagagaaaaacttaagaaaaataatttttttttaaaaataaatggaacaaatttagaaaatatattggcttcgacagaaaataaaattaagaagatgaagaaaaagaagaaaaactaatagataaagagaaaaaaaaagcaTGATTTTTttacaaagaattattgactttccattcaaattgcttatgtttagagattaataattaatattcctattttaatgaaattgtgtgctacaaatataaatattttcgtgccacaactgtaatattggatttcatgctacgaatttgttatatttcttttaaattgtgaCAGTTATATAAAGTTCCCATTAAAAAAATGTATTCCTTTTATGCCTCAAAATAAACTCtacttttctttaaaaaaataaaatataacattttACAAGAAGTTACATAAACCCCAAAATAAAATAGATCACATCTTACAAAAAATTCACATAATGACACATACCATTTTTACCTATACAAGTTTCTTTTTCCACTACATTTTGTTTACTTCCTCAAAAATATCCAAATCAAACTTTTGCATTGGCCAAACAATGAAAACAATGTTATCAACAACACCTGGTCCACCGATCATTTGCGCACTAAAGATATTTTTCCTTTCTATAAGGCCAAGAACTACAAAGCACATAAGTCATCACCCAGAAAAaaaattgaaggaattaaaatgGGAGTCCTAAACTACTGCTATCTCTCAGTGACCTCTGCAGCCACACCCATATCTCAAGATTCTGCAAATAATTCAACCCCATCTTCAATTCCAACACAGACCAAGGTTATTTTACCCCAGCAGAAACCTGTGAAATTGTCCACTGGAGTGGTTCCTGGGGACAATGCTGCCCCACCCACTACAACTAAGCTCAGGAAGTATTGGGGTGAGGATGTGGATCCTCTCACCTCTGATGATTATATCTGGAACAAAGAATTTATGGGTCGTATGAAGAAGTATATTCAGGACCCTCAACAAAATCCCCCTTCTTCTCCCTCTGCTCCTGAAAAGGTACAATCTTTAACTATTAATTAGCTACTTCTGTCCCATTTTATGTGGCATATTTATCTGAGCGAGAAGtttaataaataaagaaacaattttgaaatttgtggtctcaAAGTAATTGATAGATATTTGCTGAAGGGTAGAACgagaaatttaaagttaaattgctTCTAAATATAGAAAGGGGTCATTGTTAAATGAAAGAATACTTTTATCTTTGTCTTTAGAATTTGAACTGTTGTGGCAAATTGTCTTACAAATTGTTCTTGAAGCTAcaagtttttcacgtgtctaccTTTTGATTATTGGCTATTGAACCTCCTAATTCGCTGTTGTGTTTCTCTAATTGGTGTATATCCTGGTTTTTCTGCATGATGGGCAGTTAACTATCTTGGTCATTCAATGGCTTCCTCCTCTTTTTTATAATTAATAGGAATCTCAATTGCGTGATTGCGTTTTATATGTATGTATAGTACTCTATACTGAAGAAGTTGGGGGGAATCTCTTCAGTCCAGCTGGTTGGCTACTTAAACTCTCACCTTGTTGGCAGTAGCTTTCACTAAGGGGTGTCAAATTTTAAAAAGGAAACACATGAAGAAATCGAAACCGTGTAATTTTCCAGCGAACAACTATGTGGCTCCATCGTGGGGGTTCCATTTCCCACCTTGTAATCCCCTCCCCTGTTTCCATTTCCCCCTCCCCCTATGTATGATAAGATTTTGTAAAGATGCTGAAGAAGTTGCTGTTGCTTTATATGGTAGTAAAGACGAATGCATACCAGTTTTGTTAGAATGGCCGCCAAATTTGCTTGTGACTTGACATCTTTACAGGAAGAGACATCGGGATTTCTTAGCTTAAACAGAGTCATGAGTCTTGACAGGTGtgatctttttcttcttttctttatgaTTTTTGGAACTCTGTTTTCTTCTTAAATTTGATCGCATATGGAGAATGTAGCTTGGAAATTGACTTGACCAAGGAGCTAACAGCcccttcagtacctgttcaagaACCAGAAGTTGAAATTACTAGAGTATGTAGTAACTTTAAAACATCTGCCTTTTGCAACTTTAAGCATTAAACTTCTCTACTTGCATTGCTGAAAACTAAACTGATTTTCAGCCACGTTTAAGTGCATCTCAAAGATGGCGGCCAGCACCAACACGACGCGAGCAGGAGCAGTGGGACAAAGCTGCCAAGGCTGCAACTGGGGGCAGTGTACGTCATCGGAACTTGCAATTAGTTCATTTCTTGAAACTTggttcataatacatattgtgcaATATGCTTCTCTAACTTATAATTCTGAAATTTCGATCACCCAGGATGTGATGTTCAGGGAATTAAGAAAGCCAAAAGGGGATCCAAAGATTTTGGCTGCTCAGTCAAGGGAACAGTATCTTAAGGTTCTTGTTAGCAATTATTCCACATAAATCATTCTTGGTTGAGTTCTGTTGAGTTTCCAGTTCACCTTTTGattgtttcattttttttcttctttgcagTTAAAGAATAAATTGCAACTCCTCACACTTGGGATTGGTGGTGTTGGAGTGATTTCAGCTTATATCTCTTATTCTCCTGAAATAGCAGCAAGGTAATCCATTATAGGACTTACGACATGCTTCAATTCCTTGGGGCCTCTACTTTAGATTTACTCATGTTTGATTTGCTATTGTTGTAGAGGGATGTGGCCCCTATTTATTGCAAATCGTTCCTCCAATTAGTTTATTTGTCCCTTAAGGTTGCCACTTCGGTAGAATTTCTGGATGGACTTTTAACATGCTTATTTCTTCTGAAAATGATGTTTGTGATATCTGGTGAAACGTATCGCAGCTTCTTTGCATGAAATAACTTAATCTGTTAGTATTCTTTCAGTTTCCTCCATCGGAACTGGAATTTTCATAGCTTCTCTTTTCTTAAATATACTTTTGTTTCTTCAATTAATGTAAGGAATCTTTATCTTGTTCTGTTATTTTGGCGATGTTGCATTAATGCGCACAAGCTTGAAAAGGCGGTGCTAATAAACTGTGGTATATACCATTGTTGCAGTTACGGTGCAGGGTTTATTGGTTCATTGATGTACATGCGTATGCTTGGGAACAGTGTGGATTCTATGCAGTCAGATGGACCCAGAGCACTTATCAAGTacacttttcatttttttttaccaTAGCCAAAATGAACATATATCAGTAGTTTTGCTTAAGAAACTGAAATATTCCAATTTCTATGTCACAATTTATTTGTTTTCATCAGGCATATGTGTGTCCTGCTTGATCAGCATGTTAAGAGTACCTAAGTAATAAAGGACATCATAAGAGTCCTATGTCCAGGGTAAAAAGCAAAGTATGTCTGTTTGTCTTGTGCGCATTCTGATTCCTGTTCCCTTGCTTGCAGCATTCTCTCCGTTGTCTGCCCTTCGGGCAATAAAATCAATAAAATACTCCATAAGTAGATGATTAAGaattaaaatacaaatataaatatgagGAAGAGGAGAAGGACTGGGGTCAAACTCTTTCACACTAGGTGTGTTTTATCCATTGATCGGTCAGGGAACCACCAGAAAAAAATGGATCCTAACTGGAATTGTATCATTTTTGTATAGTTTCTCCAGAGTGTTCAAAATAAGCTGCCATTttacaatacaaacttatctGGAAGAGTTAAAGAAACAAATCTTGATCAGCAGGTTGTAAATGAATAAGC of Nicotiana tomentosiformis chromosome 7, ASM39032v3, whole genome shotgun sequence contains these proteins:
- the LOC104098301 gene encoding protein CONSERVED ONLY IN THE GREEN LINEAGE 160, chloroplastic-like, producing the protein MGVLNYCYLSVTSAATPISQDSANNSTPSSIPTQTKVILPQQKPVKLSTGVVPGDNAAPPTTTKLRKYWGEDVDPLTSDDYIWNKEFMGRMKKYIQDPQQNPPSSPSAPEKEETSGFLSLNRVMSLDSLEIDLTKELTAPSVPVQEPEVEITRPRLSASQRWRPAPTRREQEQWDKAAKAATGGSDVMFRELRKPKGDPKILAAQSREQYLKLKNKLQLLTLGIGGVGVISAYISYSPEIAASYGAGFIGSLMYMRMLGNSVDSMQSDGPRALIKGAVGQPRLLVPVALVMIFNRWNGILVPEYGFMHLELIPMLVGFFTYKIATFVQAIEEGVTIVRNKTQA